From Chryseotalea sp. WA131a:
AATGTTAAAGGTGACGTTTGGGTTAAGCCTTTTTAGTTTCGATGCCGCCACTTTCACTTTCGATTGGTTCAAATCATCAACACCGTAAAGTATTTGCCGTTGCAGATTCGAGAGACTGACCACATCGTGGTCGATGATGGAAATCGTGCCGATACCCGCGGCCGTCAAGTATTGTAGCACGGGGCAACCCAGCCCACCTGCGCCCACTACTACCACTTTTGCACGCTTCAATTTCAACTGTTCAGCCTCCCCAAAATTGGGCAGCACGAAATGTCGACTATAACGCTCACACTCTTCTTTTGAAAATTGATTTACTTCGTTCATCTTTGGTTGCACAAGATACGGGTTAAAATTTATTGCCATTAAGTCACAAAGGCGCGAAGTAAATTCTTTTGAGGCTTTGTGCCTTCATGGTTAATCTTACGAAACAAAAAAGTTATGGAAAAACGAATCAATTACTCAACCGGTGCTAAGTGGGAGGACATTGTCGGTTATTCACGTGCCGTACAAATTGGCAATCAATTGGAGGTTTCAGGCACGGTGGCTACCGATGACGCAGGAGCAGTTGTAGGCAAAGATGATTTCTATGTTCAAACAAAATTCATCATCCAAAAAATTGAAAAGGTATTGAAGCGAGCTGGTTTCGAACTGAACGATGTCATTCGCACGCGCACATTTGTGACCGATATTTCTCAATGGGAAGAAGTAGGCAAAGCCCATGGCGAATTCTTCAAAGACATCAAACCCGTTACCTCTATGATTGAAATTAAAGGGTTGATTGATAGCGATTACTTGGTGGAGATTGAGGTGAGTGCGATGAAGATGAATTCTTAATAGCTAATGATTTTGTGCCGATTCAATATAATACTGGGATAGCAGGTGCAGCTATTTTTTACAGCCTCTAACGACCTGCACTGGTCATTGGACGTGCTCTTCAACGAAGATACTCTACTAAGCAAATTCGGAAACTCGGCTATCAATTTCTCAATTGGCAAAAGATGGCCATAGTTTTTTTGGAGAAAGAGAAATCCACCAATGGCCAAACGATCAAAACGGTTGACCGCTGCACTAGATAATGGGTACAGAAGTTTGGTGTCAAAACGTTAAAAGCGATTTTCAAACTCGTTTTATAGTCCCTAACCTTATCAAGTTGAACGACACCGCTAAGGCTCTCCACTAATGGGGTGATTTCTGTTTCTTTGGTTTAGATTGAGAGATACTGCCAAAGTAGATCTCTACCATCTTTGAAAGGCTAATATTGAATATAACTTCATCTGACAAAGTATTCTGTCAGGAATATACATATAATCGACTGATAATCAGTTACTAAATAAGAGTTGTATTTTTCTTTACAAACACTTTTGTTTTGTTTTAGCCTTCTTCTACCTTTGCAGTCCTTTTGAATTTAAGGCGGTGGAGTATTCAAAGGTTTGGAGCGTGTGGGGGAACTCAAAAACGGGTGTAGTTCAAGGGTAGAATAGCGGTCTCCAAAACCGTTGATGGGAGTTCGAATCTCTCCACCCGTGCAAGAAATGGAAGTGCGTTTGCCGAAGGGCAACAAAAAATAAAAAAGGGTCTAAAACCCAACCAGATGGAAAAACTGAAAGCATACATTCTCGAGTCAGTTGATGAAATCCGTAACAAGGTTTCATGGCCGAAATTCAGCGAGTTGCAAAGCAGCGCTATTTTGGTGTTGGTTGCTTCTTTCATTTTTGCTCTTGTAATAGGCTTTATTGACTTGGGCTTTAAAAATGCCTTGGCTTGGTTCTACAAAGAATTTTAACATGGCAGCAGTTGTAGGTGAATTAAAATGGTATGTGCTGAGGGTTATCAGCGGTCAGGAAAAGAAAATAAAATCTTACCTGGAAACTGAAATCGAGCGATCGAAGCTAACGGGCTTCATTCCGCAAGTACTTATACCATCCGAGAAGGTGTATGAAATGCGCAATGGCAAGAAGAGAGTAAGAGAGAGAAACTTCTTCCCGGGCTATGTGCTGGTTTCAGCCGATTTATCTAACGGTGAGGCATACCACACGGTGAATAATATTCCGGGTGTAATTGGGTTTTTAGGTGCTAATGGTTCCAATGCTACTAATAAAGAACCGGTAGCCTTGCGCCAATCAGAGGTAAACCGAATCTTAGGTAAGGTAGACGAGATTGACCAGTTTGAAGTGAAGTTAGAGACACCATTTATAAAAGGTGAATCAGTGAAAGTGATGGATGGTCCTTTCAGCGGATTTACCGGAACGGTGGAAGAAATATTTGAAGACAAGAAGAAATTGAATGTGATGGTGAAAATTTTCGGGCGCAACACGCCTGTAGAATTGAACTACATGCAAGTTGAAAAAACAGAGTAATACGAAATCAAGATAATCGCAGTATGGCAAAGGAAGTAATTGGTTATTTAAAATTGCAGGTTAAAGGTGGCGCAGCAAATCCTGCTCCTCCTATCGGTCCTGCCTTAGGTTCAAAAGGCTTGAACATCATGGACTTTTGCAAGCAGTTCAACGCGCGCTCGCAAGACAAACCTGGTCAAGTGCTTCCCGTGCTGATCACGATTTATAATGACAAATCATTTGACTTTGTTATTAAAACCCCACCAGCGGCCGTTTTGATTATGGAGGCCATCAAATTACAAAAAGGATCTAAAGAGCCTAACCGTGCAAAAGTGGGTTCTATCTCTTGGGATCAAGTGAAAAAAATTGCTGAACTAAAAATGCCCGACCTGAACGCATTTAAAGTTGACTCCGCTATGAAAATGATTGCGGGAACAGCTCGCAGCATGGGAGTAACAGTAAGCGGAACAGCTCCTTGGGATAAATAATCTGATAAAGAAATAAAGCAATGGCAAGGGAACCAAAAAATAGAAAAGCAGTAGCTGCTAAGTATAATGCAGATAAGGTTTACACGTTAGAAGAAGCTTCTAAAGTGGTAAAGGAAATTACCTTCACAAAGTTTGATGCTTCAGTGGATTTAGATATTCGGTTGGGCATCGATCCTAAAAAATCTGACCAAATGGTGCGTGGAGTAGTTTCATTGCCGCATGGTCTTGGAAAAGTAGTTCGTGTATTGGTGCTATGCTCGCCTGACAAGGCTCAAGAAGCAAAAGATGCCGGTGCCGAGCACGTAGGGTTAGATGATTATATCCAAAAGATTGAGGCCGGTTGGACCGATATCGATGTGATTATCACCATGCCAACGGTAATGGCAAAAGTAGGTAGGTTAGGTAAAGTATTGGGCCCACGAGGTTTAATGCCCAACCCCAAGTCGGGTACCGTAACCCTTGAAGTAGGAAAAGCAGTAAAGGATGTGAAGGCGGGTAAAGTTGACTTCAAGATTGACAAACAAGGAATCATTCATGCTAGTATAGGTAAGGCTTCCTTCAGCGCAGATAAAATCAAAGACAATGCTGCTGAACTTATCAATGCGGTAGTTAAGTTGAAACCCTCCTCTTCAAAAGGAACTTACCTTAGAAGTATTTCTCTATCTTCTACGATGAGCCCGGGTATCAAAGTTGATTCAAACTCAATTTAAAAAGGTCTATTTAATTTTAAAGACAATGACCAAAGAAGAAAAGGGACTCGTTATCGAAGAGTTGGCAGAGAAGTTTTCTCAGCACAACCACTTCTATATTACAGATGCCTCTGGCCTTACAGTGGCGCAGATCAATGCCTTCCGTAGGTTGTGTTTCAATGCAGGCGTAGAATATCGCGTCTATAAAAACACACTTATCCGCAAAGCACTTGAAAAGCAAAAAGGCAATTACGAAGAACTCTACAAAGTTCTTCACGGATTTTCAGGTGTAATTTTCTCAAAAGAGTCGGGCAATGCTCCTGCACGCGTAATTAAGGAGTATCGCAAAAAGATGGAAGGCCGCCCCGCACTAAAGGGTGCTTCTATTGAAGCGACTGTTTTTGTAGGCGATGAACACTTGGATACATTGGTTGAGTTGAAGTCTAAAAACGAACTCATCGGTGAAGTTATTTCATTGCTGCAATCTCCTGCCAAGAATGTTTTGTCTGCTCTTTTGAGCGGCAAACAAACCGTAGCAGGCTTGGTGAAAGCATTGGAGGAAAGAAAAAAATAAAAGAATTTAAAATTTTAAACACTTATCAATCATGGCAGACGTAAAATCACTTGGCGATCAACTAGTAGAGCTTAGCGTTAAAGAAGTAAACGAATTAGCTTCTTATTTGAAAGAAACTTATGGCATCGAACCTGCAGCTGCGGCTGTGGCAGTTGCTGCTGGCCCTGCGGCTGGTGGTGGAGCTGCTGCTGCTGAAAAGACCAACTTCGATGTGGTATTAAAGGCAGCCGGTGCCAATAAACTTCAAATTGTGAAATTGGTGAAAGAATTGACTGGTCTTGGCTTGAAAGAAGCAAAAGACATGGTTGAT
This genomic window contains:
- the rplL gene encoding 50S ribosomal protein L7/L12 — protein: MADVKSLGDQLVELSVKEVNELASYLKETYGIEPAAAAVAVAAGPAAGGGAAAAEKTNFDVVLKAAGANKLQIVKLVKELTGLGLKEAKDMVDGAPKTIKEGLPKDEAENLKKQLTEAGAEVELK
- a CDS encoding RidA family protein, which encodes MEKRINYSTGAKWEDIVGYSRAVQIGNQLEVSGTVATDDAGAVVGKDDFYVQTKFIIQKIEKVLKRAGFELNDVIRTRTFVTDISQWEEVGKAHGEFFKDIKPVTSMIEIKGLIDSDYLVEIEVSAMKMNS
- the nusG gene encoding transcription termination/antitermination factor NusG, encoding MAAVVGELKWYVLRVISGQEKKIKSYLETEIERSKLTGFIPQVLIPSEKVYEMRNGKKRVRERNFFPGYVLVSADLSNGEAYHTVNNIPGVIGFLGANGSNATNKEPVALRQSEVNRILGKVDEIDQFEVKLETPFIKGESVKVMDGPFSGFTGTVEEIFEDKKKLNVMVKIFGRNTPVELNYMQVEKTE
- a CDS encoding 50S ribosomal protein L1, encoding MAREPKNRKAVAAKYNADKVYTLEEASKVVKEITFTKFDASVDLDIRLGIDPKKSDQMVRGVVSLPHGLGKVVRVLVLCSPDKAQEAKDAGAEHVGLDDYIQKIEAGWTDIDVIITMPTVMAKVGRLGKVLGPRGLMPNPKSGTVTLEVGKAVKDVKAGKVDFKIDKQGIIHASIGKASFSADKIKDNAAELINAVVKLKPSSSKGTYLRSISLSSTMSPGIKVDSNSI
- a CDS encoding 50S ribosomal protein L10; amino-acid sequence: MTKEEKGLVIEELAEKFSQHNHFYITDASGLTVAQINAFRRLCFNAGVEYRVYKNTLIRKALEKQKGNYEELYKVLHGFSGVIFSKESGNAPARVIKEYRKKMEGRPALKGASIEATVFVGDEHLDTLVELKSKNELIGEVISLLQSPAKNVLSALLSGKQTVAGLVKALEERKK
- the secE gene encoding preprotein translocase subunit SecE, encoding MEKLKAYILESVDEIRNKVSWPKFSELQSSAILVLVASFIFALVIGFIDLGFKNALAWFYKEF
- the rplK gene encoding 50S ribosomal protein L11; the encoded protein is MAKEVIGYLKLQVKGGAANPAPPIGPALGSKGLNIMDFCKQFNARSQDKPGQVLPVLITIYNDKSFDFVIKTPPAAVLIMEAIKLQKGSKEPNRAKVGSISWDQVKKIAELKMPDLNAFKVDSAMKMIAGTARSMGVTVSGTAPWDK